A genome region from Populus alba chromosome 3, ASM523922v2, whole genome shotgun sequence includes the following:
- the LOC118029020 gene encoding protein PHOTOPERIOD-INDEPENDENT EARLY FLOWERING 1 isoform X3 — MASKGPRSKLDHETRARRQKALEAPREPRRPKTHWDHVLEEMVWLSKDFESERKWKLALAKKVALRASKGMLDQATRGEKKLKEEEQRLRKVAVNISKDVKKFWVKIEKLVLYKHQMELDEKKKKALDKHLEFLLGQTERYSTMLAENLVEKPPEQYFAPEKPSMADRVGDDANTPLQVVDEAQVDTADNDDEYDVQSEDEVEDDEHTIEEDEALITREERQEELEALHNEMDIPLEELLKRYTVEKGGRESSENGAKPCANGEEHCESKGEDISAACEMEISSSPVNAGRRCVSYNNLLEIGAYETRNQLSISEDPAREHVPYDFNDEQEDGDFDLAAEEEKDDETTLLEEEEMAKADSNNPIDEILLLQKESEIPLEELLARYTKEPNSEVSEDESEYAPVLSNNMSNSPGHEEELKQLDNSMDEMVEHGEHPLVEEQEKGNEENSEEGRESESKIADAAAAARSAQPTGNTFLTTKVRTKFPFLLKYPLREYQHIGLDWLVTMYEKRLNGILADEMGLGKTIMTIALLAHLACEKGIWGPHLIVVPTSVMLNWETEFLKWCPAFKILTYFGSAKERKCKRQGWLKPNFFHVCITTYRLVIQDSKVFKRKKWKYLILDEAHLIKNWKSQRWQTLLNFNSKRRILLTGTPLQNDLMELWSLMHFLMPHIFQSHQEFKDWFSNPITGMVEGQERVNKEVVDRLHNVLRPFILRRLKRDVEKQLPMKLEHVIYCRLSRRQRNLYEDFIASSETQATLATANFFGMISIIMQLRKVCNHPDLFEGRPIISSFDMAGMDIQLSSSICSMFSPGPYSSVDLCALGLIFTHLDFNMVSWECDEVKAIATPSRLIEERANLANIEDVGPGSKHLKRLPGTNIFEEIRKSLLEGRLREMKQRAASIAWWNSLRCRKKPIYSTTLRELLTVKHPIYDIHCQKVERLSSLCSSKLGDVVLSPIERFQKMTDLVESFMFAIPAARSPAPIFWCSQTRTPVFLHSTYEEKCSEMLLPLLSPIRPAIVRRQLYFPDRRLIQFDCGKLQELAILLRKLKSEGHRVLIFTQMTKMLDILEAFINLYGYTYMRLDGSTQPEDRQTLMQRFNTNPKIFIFILSTRSGGVGINLVGADTVIFYDSDWNPAMDQQAQDRCHRIGQTREVHIYRLISESTIEENILKKANQKRALDDLVIQSGGYNTEFFKKLDPMELFSGHKTLQIKNMQREKNNNNGNEVSLSNADVEAALKYAEDEADYMALKKVEQEEAVDNQEFTEEAIVRLEDDEFINDDDMKADEPTDHEMTTYCKEGEVNLDENDCIEERAVTFTGNKDDVDMLADVKQMAAAAAAAGQAISSFENQLRPIDRYAVRFLELWDPIIDKAALESQVRFQETEWELDRIEKYKDEMEAEIDDDEEPLVYERWDADFATEAYRQEVEALTQHQLMEEKEAEAEAEANEKESADGHLDATVRCKVPRNPKSKSKKKPKKTKFKSLKKESLTSELKHMKVEASIDTLSADDDDDDDDDNDVIYPDDDTYSDTTSPYSSVQRKRKKAELAIDIDKKRSRKNSKKFKKAPEMCPFDVDLDLSGKQHGRSMELKPYEVVSDLEQKPAGRSKMGGKISISTMPVKRVLTIKPEKLKKGNVWSRDCVPPPDSWLPQEDAILCAVVHEYGPHWSLVSETLYGMAAGGFYRGRYRHPVHCCERFRELIHRYVLSSPEYPINNEKMNNMVSGKALLKVTEDNIRMLLNVAAEQPDHELLLQKHFTALLSAVWRVNSRAERQQNLSSSRNALYNHGRVFNSSVNQLPWNSSKESSKRMKFTNSGHSSKLLAAALHDASSRRPDDRVSYSNLSEVAPAIGEQLEITLEFQKEEDNSLIQFPPIISLSIPSSAPLTSVTKDRAEAHHLRASTSIAENRFRDAARACVEGDLGWVSSTAPANDFKLRLPSKMQSLGKHKLSVSESTKPLRSKMKKTLIEHSQGHLFAEPVSQPLPVLSSRDPNLRFDLPPIAIQDDKDEYSISCIEKELSAEMGTWDAVAHDYVLGFTSGLDDFSSLPEFTDIG; from the exons ATGGCGTCGAAAGGTCCAAGGTCTAAGCTTGATCACGAGACGAGAGCTCGGCGTCAAAAG GCACTGGAAGCTCCAAGAGAACCCCGTCGCCCGAAAACTCACTGGGATCATGTTTTGGAGGAAATGGTTTGGTTGTCGAAG GATTTTGAGTCGGAGAGGAAATGGAAATTGGCGCTAGCCAAGAAAGTGGCTTTAAGAGCAAGCAAGGGCATGTTGGATCAAGCCACCAGaggagaaaagaaattgaag GAAGAGGAGCAGCGGTTGCGAAAAGTAGCAGTCAATATTTCAAAGGATGTAAAGAAGTTCTGGGTTAAAATTGAAAAGCTG GTGCTTTACAAGCATCAGATGGAGCttgatgagaagaagaaaaaggcacTTGATAAGCATCTTGAGTTTCTTCTAGGACAAACTGAgag GTACTCTACAATGCTGGCTGAAAATCTAGTGGAGAAACCACCAGAGCAATATTTTGCACCAGAAAAACCGAGTATGGCGGATAGGGTAGGAGATGATGCTAATACACCCCTGCAAGTCGTTGATG AGGCCCAAGTGGACACTGCAGACAATGACGATGAGTATGATGTGCAATCTGAAGATGAAGTG GAAGATGATGAGCATACTATTGAGGAAGATGAGGCTCTTATAACCAGAGAAGAAAGGCAAGAAGAATTGGAAGCTCTGCACAATGAAATGGATATTCCCCTCGAGGAGCTACTCAAGCGTTACACTGTAGAGAAAG GTGGCAGGGAGAGTAGTGAAAATGGAGCTAAGCCATGTGCAAATGGGGAAGAACACTGTGAGA GCAAAGGAGAAGATATTTCTGCTGCTTGTGAGATGGAGATAAGCAGCTCGCCTGTTAATGCTGGTCGTCGTTGTGTAAGTT ACAACAATTTATTGGAAATCGGGGCATATGAAACCAGAAATCAGTTAAGTATCTCTGAGGATCCAGCCAGAGAACATGTGCCATATGATTTCAATGACGAACAG GAAGATGGTGATTTTGATCTTGCTgctgaagaagaaaag GATGATGAGACAACCTTGTTGGAGGAGGAAGAGATGGCAAAAGCAGATTCAAACAATCCCATAGATGAG ATTTTGTTACTGCAAAAGGAGAGTGAAATTCCTTTGGAAGAATTGCTTGCAAGGTATACAAAG GAGCCAAACAGTGAAGTTTCAGAGGATGAATCTGAATACGCACCAGTATTATCAAACAATATGTCAAATTCCCCAGGCCATGAAGAAGAACTGAAGCAGCTGGATAACTCAATGGATGAAATGGTTGAACATGGGGAACATCCTCTTGTAGAAGAACAAGAGAAGGGAAATGAAGAAAATTCAGAAGAAGGAAGGGAGAGTGAAAGTAAGATTGCTGATGCTGCTGCAGCTGCAAGATCTGCACAACCAACAGGCAATACATTCTTGACAACCAAAGTGCGCACAAAATTCCCCTTTCTTCTCAAGTATCCTCTTCGTgaatatcaacatataggccTCGATTGGCTTGTTACAATGtatgaaaaaagattaaatggGATTCTAGCTGATGAAATGGGGCTTGGAAAGACGATCATGACTATTGCTTTGCTTGCACACCTAGCATGTGAAAAGGGAATATGGGGTCCTCATCTGATTGTGGTTCCAACAAGTGTCATGCTTAACTGGGAAACAGAGTTTCTTAAATGGTGTCCTGCCTTCAagattttaacatattttggcAGTGCAAAAGAGCGTAAATGCAAGAGGCAAGGTTGGCTGAAACCAAATTTCTTCCATGTATGCATAACAACTTACAGACTGGTGATACAGGATTCTAAAGTCTTCAAGAGGAAGAAATGGAAGTATTTGATTTTGGATGAAGCTCATCTGATTAAAAATTGGAAGTCCCAGAGATGGCAaactcttttaaatttcaattcaaaaagaCGCATCTTATTAACTGGCACACCTCTGCAGAATGATCTCATGGAATTGTGGTCACTAATGCATTTCTTGATGCCCCACATCTTTCAATCTCACCAGGAATTTAAGGACTGGTTCAGTAATCCAATAACTGGGATGGTGGAGGGGCAAGAAAGAGTGAACAAAGAAGTTGTTGATCGTTTGCACAATGTTCTCCGTCCGTTTATCCTCCGTCGATTGAAAAGGGACGTGGAGAAGCAACTCCCCATGAAACTTGAGCATGTCATCTATTGTAGACTTTCAAGGAGGCAGCGTAACTTGTACGAGGATTTCATTGCTAGTTCAGAGACACAAGCTACCCTTGCCACTGCCAACTTTTTTGGGATGATCAGCATCATAATGCAACTTCGTAAAGTTTGTAATCACCCTGACTTATTTGAGGGTCGTCCAATTATTAGTTCTTTTGATATGGCTGGTATGGACATCCAATTGAGTAGTTCTATTTGTTCAATGTTTTCACCTGGCCCATATTCATCTGTAGATCTTTGTGCTTTGGGGCTTATATTTACACATCTTGATTTTAACATGGTTTCTTGGGAGTGCGATGAAGTAAAGGCTATTGCAACTCCTTCAAGATTAATCGAAGAGCGTGCCAATTTGGCCAACATAGAAGATGTTGGGCCTGGGTCTAAACATTTGAAGAGGTTGCCtggaacaaatatttttgaagagATTAGAAAGTCATTATTGGAGGGGAGATTAAGAGAGATGAAGCAACGGGCAGCATCTATTGCATGGTGGAATTCCTTGAGGTGTCGGAAAAAACCCATATACTCAACAACCCTACGAGAACTTCTCACAGTGAAGCATCCTATCTATGATATCCATTGCCAAAAAGTTGAGCGACTCTCCTCGTTATGCTCCTCTAAGCTTGGTGATGTTGTTCTTTCACCAATTGAACGGTTCCAGAAGATGACTGATCTCGTGGAATCATTTATGTTTGCAATTCCAGCAGCACGTTCCCCTGCACCTATATTCTGGTGCAGTCAGACCAGAACTCCTGTGTTTCTGCATTCAACTTATGAGGAGAAATGCTCTGAAATGTTGTTGCCTCTTCTTTCACCTATTAGACCTGCAATTGTCCGGAGACAACTGTATTTCCCAGACAGGCGCCTAATACAGTTTGACTGTGGAAAATTGCAGGAGCTTGCTATTTTGCTCAGGAAGTTAAAGTCAGAAGGCCATCGGGTATTAATATTCACACAGATGACCAAGATGCTGGATATTTTGGAGGCTTTCATAAACCTGTATGGCTACACTTACATGCGTTTAGATGGATCTACTCAACCAGAGGATAGACAAACTTTAATGCAGCGTTTCAACACCAATCCCAAAATATTTATCTTCATTCTATCAACCCGTAGTGGGGGTGTTGGCATCAATCTTGTTGGGGCAGATACTGTAATCTTCTATGATAGTGACTGGAATCCTGCGATGGATCAACAAGCCCAAGATCGCTGCCATCGGATAGGACAGACACGTGAAGTACATATCTACAGGTTAATCAGTGAgagcaccattgaagaaaatatCTTAAAGAAAGCCAATCAGAAGCGTGCTCTTGATGATCTAGTTATACAGAGTGGAGGATACAACACAGAATTTTTCAAGAAGCTCGATCCTATGGAATTATTTTCTGGGCATAAAACACTTCAGATTAAGAACATGCAGAGggagaaaaacaataacaatggaAATGAGGTTTCTTTGTCTAATGCAGACGTGGAGGCTGCTCTGAAGTATGCTGAAGATGAAGCAGATTACATGGCATTGAAGAAAGTCGAACAGGAAGAGGCTGTAGACAACCAAGAGTTTACTGAAGAGGCCATTGTGAGATTGGAAGATGATGAATTCataaatgatgatgatatgAAGGCTGATGAGCCCACAGACCATGAGATGACAACTTATTGCAAAGAGGGTGAGGTTAATTTAGATGAAAATGATTGCATTGAAGAGAGAGCTGTAACTTTTACTGGGAACAAAGATGATGTCGATATGTTGGCTGATGTCAAGCAGATGGCAGCGGCGGCAGCTGCTGCTGGACAAGCTATCTCATCCTTCGAAAATCAGCTACGTCCAATAGACAGATATGCAGTCCGTTTTCTGGAACTGTGGGATCCAATTATAGACAAAGCAGCCTTGGAATCCCAAGTTAGGTTTCAGGAGACAGAATGGGAGCTTGATCGTATTGAGAAGTACAAGGATGAAATGGAAGCTGagattgatgatgatgaagagccATTGGTGTATGAAA GATGGGATGCTGATTTTGCGACCGAGGCATACCGACAAGAAGTTGAGGCGCTAACTCAACATCAG TTGATGGAAGAAAAGGAAGCTGAAGCTGAAGCTGAAGCTAATGAGAAGGAAAGTGCAGATGGACATTTAGATGCTACGGT CAGGTGTAAAGTGCCACGCAATCCTAAATCGAAGTCTAAGAAGAAACCAAAGAAAACCAAGTTCAAATCCCTCAAGAAAGAATCTTTAACTTCTGAATTGAAACACATGAAAGTGGAGGCATCAATAGATACTTTGTCTGcagatgatgatgacgatgacgatgacgacAACGACGTGATATATCCTGATGATGATACATATTCAGATACTACGTCTCCTTATTCAAGTGTGCAGAGAAAACGTAAGAAAGCAGAATTAGCAATTGATATAGACAAAAAGAGGTCAAGGAAGAATagcaagaaattcaaaaaagctCCCGAAATGTGCCCTTTTGATGTAGATTTGGATCTCTCTGGAAAGCAGCATGGCAGGTCTATGGAATTAAAACCATATGAGGTGGTTTCTGATCTTGAGCAGAAACCAGCTGGCAGGAGCAAGATGGGAGGGAAAATCTCCATCAGTACCATGCCAGTGAAACGGGTGTTGACGATAAAGCCAGAGAAGTTAAAGAAAGGGAATGTTTGGTCGAGAGATTGTGTTCCTCCACCTGATTCATGGTTGCCACAGGAGGATGCAATATTATGTGCTGTTGTACATGAATATGGCCCTCACTGGAGCTTGGTCAGTGAAACTCTGTATGGGATGGCTGCTGGTGGGTTTTATCGGGGAAGATACCGCCATCCAGTTCATTGTTGTGAGAGATTTAGAGAACTAATCCATAGATATGTTTTATCTTCTCCAGAATACCCTATCAATAATGAAAAGATGAACAATATGGTCTCTGGGAAGGCCCTTCTCAAAGTAACTGAG GATAACATTCGGATGTTATTAAATGTTGCTGCTGAGCAGCCAGACCATGAGTTACTTCTCCAGAAGCACTTCACAGCACTGCTTTCTGCTGTGTGGAGGGTGAACTCTCGTGCTGAACGTCAACAGAACTTGTCATCATCTCGAAATGCTCTTTATAATCATGGAAGGGTTTTCAATTCTTCTGTCAATCAGTTACCTTGGAATTCCTCAAAGGAATCTTCAAAAAGAATGAAATTCACTAATTCGGGACATAGTAGCAAGTTGCTTGCTGCTGCACTCCATGATGCCAGCAGTAGAAGGCCAGATGATAGAGTTTCCTATTCCAACTTGAGCGAAGTTGCTCCTGCCATTGGTGAGCAGTTGGAAATAACATTGGAATTCCAAAAAGAGGAAGATAATTCTTTGATTCAATTCCCACCTATAATAAGTTTGTCAATACCTAGCTCAGCACCATTGACATCAGTAACTAAGGATAGAGCAGAGGCTCACCATCTCAGAGCATCCACAAGTATAGCTGAAAATCGATTCAG GGATGCAGCAAGGGCTTGTGTTGAAGGGGATCTGGGCTGGGTTTCATCTACCGCACCAGCAAATGATTTCAAGTTGCGGCTGCCTTCAAAGATGCAGTCCTTGGGAAAGCACAAGCTCTCCGTCTCCGAGTCAACCAAGCCTCTGAGGtcaaagatgaagaaaacttTAATAGAGCACAGTCAAGGACACCTTTTTGCCGAGCCAGTATCCCAGCCACTGCCTGTACTGTCATCCAGGGATCCCAATTTAAGGTTTGACCTGCCGCCAATAGCCATTCAGGATGACAAGGATGAATATTCTATCTCATGCATTGAGAAGGAGCTTTCAGCGGAAATGGGGACCTGGGATGCTGTCGCACACGACTATGTTCTTGGTTTCACATCGGGTCTTGATGATTTTTCATCGTTGCCGGAATTTACTGACATCGGATAA